The Streptomyces aurantiacus genome includes a region encoding these proteins:
- a CDS encoding RICIN domain-containing protein, whose protein sequence is MNDATPSNSPSTGSLFDTTDERLAADLKKGSGKRPAHYPAGELLGRHWVPVFSYARLCTNGVQYAGMLTTAAFTRLFGESVRQVGPRAAWRPELLVAVRRIAGEWDADKRRGLLHPELQSAPGDNGRAAALLLPPENRRLVSRAFQRLPEAARCLLWHAEVEAEELAVPARLLGIAAEDAPQALERARELLRQNCLEAHRELAPDDECRRYSRLLDVSLRRGGNSVDPDLRQHIADCGHCQYSAEQLRQSDGRLAVLLAEGVLGWAAQEYLDSRPGRRTGAEETNAGRVLFTAPETDPYAGTGPHPGFGPYPGAGPHQGSTPYGAGPHSGPGPFSGIGVHPGAGRDPADEVSVDSPLSSGAARYPDTDSVWGPSPRAEAGPHPEAGSHPPSAAFAAEGVGTGTTDGAHRAVGDPVDTSPRPGADAGQGAVPQPPAGSPESAGSDPYAHSHGGADALPGAESGAYPGTHPYPGAPPYPSAAPYVGDNPDPGVDPSARVDPAPGIAPHTGIDSFTGTVADLRPGTGSQPAAGHASNSGPRHALRLPPHPDASPVGDPEKKRFLKRRNLALAVLAVSGCVLVPLVLWSGGGDDVTPSSDSGSGTAAEEPEERPTRIGVGDADSGTQRGRLRNQDSGDCVGVADGKAAVGAEVVLATCTSSERQQWSYESDGLLRSLADEDLCLDSRLPSSVRLGSCEGEKNRESARYDFTLAGNLVPLGQPTLALAPVSGDEETGLVLKTRDDGPAQRWEMDASVDSLQMEWITSYTNRDPVRPTPNGEPKPSRTPRPPEPKPTPPAASPTPQPTPSASGASCYGYYCWPGGYGGGYGGGGYGGGYPYGGGGYGGGGYGGR, encoded by the coding sequence GTGAACGACGCGACCCCGTCGAATTCCCCCTCGACCGGCAGCTTGTTCGATACGACCGACGAACGGCTCGCGGCAGACCTGAAGAAGGGGTCGGGCAAGCGGCCCGCCCACTATCCCGCCGGGGAACTGCTGGGACGGCACTGGGTGCCTGTCTTCTCGTACGCCCGGCTGTGCACGAACGGTGTGCAGTACGCAGGAATGCTCACCACCGCCGCATTCACCCGGCTCTTCGGGGAATCGGTCCGCCAGGTCGGGCCCCGGGCGGCGTGGCGGCCGGAACTGCTGGTCGCCGTGCGCCGAATAGCCGGCGAGTGGGACGCGGACAAGCGCCGCGGGCTGCTCCACCCCGAGTTGCAGTCCGCACCCGGCGACAACGGCCGGGCGGCGGCGCTGCTGCTTCCGCCCGAGAACCGGCGCCTGGTGTCGCGCGCTTTCCAGCGGCTGCCGGAGGCCGCCCGATGCCTGCTGTGGCACGCGGAGGTCGAGGCCGAGGAACTCGCGGTCCCGGCCCGCCTGCTCGGCATCGCGGCCGAGGACGCTCCCCAGGCCCTGGAACGCGCTCGGGAACTGCTGCGGCAGAACTGCCTCGAAGCCCATCGCGAACTCGCCCCCGACGACGAGTGCCGCCGCTACAGCCGGCTCCTCGACGTCTCGCTCCGGCGCGGCGGCAACAGCGTCGACCCCGATCTGCGGCAGCACATCGCCGACTGCGGCCACTGCCAGTACTCGGCCGAACAGCTGAGGCAGTCGGACGGCCGTCTGGCCGTCCTGCTGGCCGAAGGGGTACTGGGATGGGCGGCTCAGGAATATCTCGACTCCAGGCCCGGGCGCCGTACCGGTGCCGAGGAGACGAACGCCGGGCGCGTGCTGTTCACGGCGCCGGAGACGGACCCGTACGCGGGCACCGGCCCGCACCCTGGTTTCGGCCCGTATCCGGGGGCAGGCCCGCACCAAGGTTCCACCCCGTACGGGGCGGGCCCCCACTCGGGTCCTGGTCCGTTCTCGGGCATCGGCGTCCACCCGGGTGCCGGACGTGACCCGGCCGACGAGGTCTCCGTGGACTCCCCGCTCAGCTCCGGAGCCGCCCGCTACCCGGATACCGACTCCGTGTGGGGCCCGAGCCCCAGGGCGGAGGCCGGCCCCCACCCGGAAGCAGGCTCGCATCCGCCTTCCGCCGCCTTCGCGGCGGAAGGCGTGGGGACGGGGACCACGGACGGGGCTCACCGGGCCGTCGGTGACCCCGTGGACACGAGCCCCCGCCCCGGCGCGGATGCCGGTCAGGGAGCCGTGCCTCAGCCGCCCGCCGGGTCCCCGGAGAGCGCCGGCAGCGACCCGTATGCCCACTCGCACGGGGGCGCGGATGCCCTGCCGGGCGCGGAGAGCGGCGCGTACCCGGGTACCCACCCGTATCCGGGTGCGCCCCCGTATCCGAGTGCCGCCCCGTACGTCGGTGACAACCCGGATCCGGGTGTCGATCCGAGTGCACGGGTCGACCCGGCTCCGGGCATCGCCCCTCACACGGGTATCGATTCGTTCACGGGCACCGTCGCGGACCTCCGCCCCGGCACCGGCTCACAGCCGGCCGCCGGCCATGCCTCGAACTCCGGCCCCCGCCACGCCCTGCGGCTTCCCCCGCACCCCGATGCGAGCCCCGTCGGCGATCCGGAGAAGAAGCGGTTCCTGAAGCGCCGCAACCTCGCCCTGGCCGTGCTCGCGGTGAGCGGATGCGTCCTTGTGCCGCTGGTTCTGTGGTCCGGCGGCGGTGACGACGTCACGCCGTCCTCCGACTCGGGTTCCGGGACGGCCGCGGAGGAACCGGAGGAGCGTCCGACGCGGATCGGTGTCGGCGACGCGGATTCCGGCACGCAGCGCGGACGGCTGCGCAACCAGGACAGCGGTGACTGCGTCGGTGTCGCCGACGGCAAGGCGGCCGTGGGCGCGGAGGTCGTCCTCGCCACCTGCACCTCCTCGGAGCGCCAGCAGTGGTCGTACGAGAGCGACGGGCTGCTGCGGAGCCTGGCCGACGAGGATCTGTGCCTCGACTCCCGGCTTCCCTCCTCCGTCCGCCTGGGGTCGTGCGAGGGCGAGAAGAACCGGGAGAGCGCCCGCTACGACTTCACCCTCGCGGGCAACCTGGTGCCCCTGGGGCAGCCGACCCTCGCGCTGGCCCCGGTCTCGGGGGACGAGGAGACGGGGCTCGTCCTGAAGACCCGTGACGACGGGCCGGCGCAGCGCTGGGAGATGGACGCGTCGGTGGACTCGCTCCAGATGGAGTGGATCACCTCGTACACGAACAGGGACCCGGTGCGGCCGACGCCCAACGGTGAACCGAAGCCCAGCCGCACGCCGCGGCCACCCGAGCCGAAGCCCACACCTCCCGCGGCGTCCCCGACCCCGCAGCCCACGCCCTCCGCCTCCGGTGCCTCGTGCTACGGCTACTACTGCTGGCCCGGTGGCTACGGCGGTGGCTACGGAGGAGGCGGATACGGCGGCGGCTATCCGTACGGCGGCGGAGGCTATGGAGGTGGCGGGTACGGCGGCCGCTGA
- a CDS encoding glycoside hydrolase family 9 protein, with the protein MLTFRHVHRRPTKRRTARRAAAGLLTAALLSGGLALAPGATGAPSAADPAAAATTPVRVNQAGYLPNGPKRATVATAATQPLTWQLRNTSGAVAASGRTVVRGADAASGEATHVADFSAYRKGGRGFVLVVDGRSSAPFDIRADLYDGLRSDAMAFFYHQRSGTPIEASLVGPSYARPAGHLGVAPNQGDTNVPCQPGVCDYTQDVRGGWYDAGDHGKYVVNGGISVWLLVDSFARSERAGTASALGDSTLRVPERGNGVPDVLDEARWELDFLMRMQVPDGKPYAGMAFHKIHDAAWTGIPTRPELDAQPRELHRPSTAATLNLAATAAQCARVFEPYDSPYAKRCLGVARTAWAAAKANPAIYAPESDSTGGGPYNDTQVTDDFYWAAAELYAATGERAYRDAVTSSPWHTSSGALTPTGFNWADTAALGRLTLATVRNKLPASDIRRVRASVTAAADGHLAMMAGQGYAVPIPANGYVWGSNSQVTNNAIVMATAYALTGQQRYRAGVLEAMDYLLGRNTLDLSYVTGYGDSYARNQHHRFWANQYDASTPNPPAGSLAGGPNSGLQDPVAQEKLAGCAPAACYIDDIGSYATNEVTVNWNAPLAWLAAFAAER; encoded by the coding sequence ATGCTCACGTTCCGGCACGTGCACCGACGCCCCACGAAACGACGTACCGCGAGACGCGCCGCGGCCGGCCTGCTGACGGCGGCCCTGCTCTCCGGCGGACTGGCCCTCGCGCCCGGCGCGACCGGCGCTCCGTCCGCCGCCGATCCCGCCGCCGCCGCGACCACGCCCGTGCGGGTCAACCAGGCCGGCTATCTGCCGAACGGCCCCAAACGCGCCACGGTGGCCACCGCGGCCACCCAGCCACTCACCTGGCAGCTGCGCAACACGTCCGGTGCCGTGGCCGCCTCCGGCCGGACCGTCGTACGCGGCGCCGACGCGGCCTCGGGCGAGGCGACCCACGTGGCGGACTTCTCCGCGTACCGCAAGGGAGGCCGCGGATTCGTCCTGGTGGTCGACGGGCGGAGCAGCGCCCCCTTCGACATCCGCGCGGACCTCTACGACGGCCTGCGCTCCGACGCCATGGCCTTCTTCTACCACCAGCGCAGCGGCACGCCGATCGAGGCCTCGCTGGTGGGCCCCTCGTACGCGCGGCCCGCCGGGCATCTCGGCGTCGCCCCGAACCAGGGCGACACGAACGTCCCGTGCCAGCCGGGGGTGTGCGACTACACGCAGGACGTCCGGGGCGGCTGGTACGACGCGGGCGACCACGGCAAGTACGTGGTCAACGGCGGGATCTCCGTCTGGCTGCTCGTCGACTCGTTCGCGCGGTCCGAGCGGGCGGGCACCGCGTCGGCACTGGGCGACTCGACCCTGCGCGTCCCCGAGCGCGGCAACGGCGTGCCCGACGTGCTGGACGAGGCACGCTGGGAGCTCGACTTCCTCATGCGGATGCAGGTGCCGGACGGCAAGCCGTACGCCGGTATGGCCTTCCACAAGATTCACGACGCGGCCTGGACGGGTATTCCGACCCGGCCCGAGCTGGACGCCCAGCCGCGCGAGTTGCACCGGCCGTCCACCGCGGCCACGCTCAACCTCGCCGCCACGGCGGCGCAGTGCGCGCGCGTCTTCGAGCCGTACGACTCCCCGTACGCGAAGCGGTGCCTGGGTGTGGCCCGCACGGCGTGGGCCGCGGCGAAGGCCAACCCCGCGATCTACGCGCCGGAATCGGACAGCACGGGCGGCGGCCCCTACAACGACACCCAGGTCACCGACGACTTCTACTGGGCGGCGGCCGAGCTGTACGCGGCGACCGGCGAGCGCGCCTACCGGGACGCGGTCACCTCCTCGCCCTGGCACACGTCGTCCGGCGCGCTCACCCCGACCGGCTTCAACTGGGCCGACACGGCGGCGCTCGGCCGGCTGACCCTGGCGACCGTGCGCAACAAACTGCCCGCGTCCGACATCAGGCGCGTCCGGGCCTCCGTGACGGCCGCGGCCGACGGCCACCTCGCCATGATGGCCGGGCAGGGCTACGCGGTGCCCATCCCCGCCAACGGGTACGTGTGGGGCTCCAACAGCCAGGTCACCAACAACGCGATCGTCATGGCCACCGCCTACGCGCTGACCGGTCAGCAGCGCTACCGGGCGGGGGTGCTGGAGGCGATGGACTACCTGCTGGGCCGCAACACTCTGGACCTCTCGTACGTGACCGGCTACGGCGACTCCTACGCCCGCAACCAGCACCACCGGTTCTGGGCGAACCAGTACGACGCCTCGACGCCGAACCCGCCGGCCGGCTCCCTCGCGGGCGGTCCCAACAGCGGTCTGCAGGACCCGGTGGCGCAGGAGAAGCTGGCCGGCTGCGCGCCCGCGGCCTGCTACATCGACGACATCGGCTCGTACGCGACGAACGAGGTGACGGTCAACTGGAACGCGCCGCTGGCCTGGCTCGCGGCCTTTGCCGCGGAGCGCTGA
- a CDS encoding SLC13 family permease — protein MTVLSAALLVAVLAGAVIRPFGLPEATVAVPAAGVVMATGAISLDHARAEAELLGPVVGFLAAVLVLAKLCDDEGLFQACGAWLARTSKGSPQRLLAANFLLASVITAVLSLDATVVLLTPVVFATVARLGARPKPHVYACAHLSNTASLLLPVSNLTNLLAFTASGLSFTRFALLMGPAWAVAIAAEYLVFRRFFADDLKGDAAEPADTDTDGVTVEMPVFALATVACTLAGFVVTSALGVEPAWAAFAGALVLAGRALVRGRTTALAVVRATSLPFLAFVLALGIVVRAVVDNGLSGALGHLVPDSSGLMALLGIAALAALLANLINNLPAVLVLLPLAAAAGPGPILAVLLGVNIGPNLTYAGSLATLLWRRIVHQHDHDVELGEFTRLGLITVPATLIPAVAALWVSLRVFGS, from the coding sequence GTGACCGTTCTTTCCGCCGCTCTGCTCGTGGCGGTACTCGCCGGTGCCGTGATCCGGCCGTTCGGACTGCCGGAAGCCACCGTGGCGGTCCCGGCCGCGGGCGTGGTGATGGCGACCGGCGCCATCTCCCTCGACCACGCGCGCGCCGAGGCGGAACTGCTCGGTCCGGTCGTCGGCTTTCTCGCCGCGGTGCTCGTACTGGCCAAGCTCTGTGACGACGAGGGGCTCTTCCAGGCCTGCGGCGCCTGGCTGGCCCGTACGTCGAAGGGAAGTCCGCAGCGGCTACTGGCCGCCAACTTCCTTCTCGCGTCGGTCATCACGGCCGTACTGAGCCTGGACGCCACGGTCGTCCTGCTCACTCCGGTGGTGTTCGCGACCGTGGCCCGCCTCGGTGCCCGCCCCAAGCCCCACGTGTACGCCTGCGCCCATCTGTCGAACACGGCGTCGCTGCTGCTGCCCGTCTCCAACCTCACCAACCTGCTCGCGTTCACGGCCAGCGGCCTGAGCTTCACCAGGTTCGCGCTGCTGATGGGCCCCGCCTGGGCCGTGGCCATCGCCGCCGAGTACCTGGTCTTCCGGCGCTTCTTCGCCGACGACCTCAAGGGCGACGCCGCCGAACCTGCCGACACCGACACCGACGGCGTCACCGTCGAGATGCCCGTCTTCGCGCTGGCCACGGTCGCCTGCACCCTCGCGGGCTTCGTCGTGACGTCCGCACTGGGCGTCGAACCGGCCTGGGCGGCCTTCGCCGGCGCCCTCGTACTGGCCGGCCGCGCGCTGGTCCGCGGGCGCACCACCGCGCTCGCCGTCGTTCGGGCCACCTCGCTGCCCTTCCTCGCCTTCGTGCTGGCCCTGGGCATCGTGGTACGCGCCGTGGTCGACAACGGCCTCTCCGGCGCGCTCGGTCACCTGGTCCCGGACTCGTCGGGCCTGATGGCCCTGCTCGGCATCGCGGCCCTCGCCGCCCTGCTGGCCAACCTCATCAACAACCTCCCGGCGGTCCTGGTCCTGCTGCCCCTGGCCGCGGCGGCCGGCCCCGGACCGATCCTCGCCGTGCTGCTCGGGGTGAACATCGGCCCGAACCTCACGTACGCCGGTTCCCTGGCGACCCTGCTGTGGCGACGGATCGTCCACCAGCACGACCACGACGTCGAACTCGGTGAGTTCACCCGCCTCGGCCTGATCACCGTGCCCGCCACACTGATCCCGGCCGTGGCGGCGCTCTGGGTCTCGCTGCGTGTGTTCGGGAGCTGA
- a CDS encoding HAD-IA family hydrolase, with product MNIPCEGLLFDNDGVLVDSDLGVDQAWSEWARAHGLPAERVTAMVHGRRSADTVALLVTDPGERPAALAEIDRLEIEAAATTTALPGALDLLTGLPRGSWAVVTSGVTGLARARLAAAGLPLPPVLVTADDVSHGKPAPDGYRAAAARLGVDPARTVVFEDSAAGATAGAAAGAYVIGVGPRGLDTGAPVVVRDLRGLTWHDGVLDLGTAELLRS from the coding sequence ATGAACATCCCCTGCGAGGGTCTCCTCTTCGACAACGACGGCGTCCTCGTCGACTCCGACCTCGGCGTCGACCAGGCGTGGAGCGAGTGGGCCCGCGCCCACGGGCTGCCCGCCGAGCGGGTCACGGCGATGGTGCACGGACGGCGCTCCGCCGACACCGTCGCGCTGCTCGTGACCGACCCCGGGGAACGGCCCGCGGCCCTCGCCGAGATCGACCGCCTGGAGATCGAGGCGGCCGCCACCACGACCGCCCTGCCCGGCGCCCTCGACCTGCTGACGGGCCTGCCGCGGGGCAGTTGGGCCGTCGTGACCTCAGGAGTCACGGGGCTGGCCCGGGCCCGCCTGGCCGCCGCGGGTCTGCCCCTGCCGCCCGTGCTCGTCACCGCGGACGACGTCAGCCACGGCAAACCCGCCCCCGACGGCTACCGCGCGGCGGCCGCCAGGCTCGGCGTGGACCCGGCGCGGACCGTCGTCTTCGAGGACAGTGCCGCGGGCGCCACGGCGGGGGCGGCGGCCGGTGCGTACGTCATCGGCGTCGGGCCGCGCGGCCTGGACACCGGCGCGCCCGTCGTCGTACGCGACCTGCGCGGGCTGACCTGGCACGACGGTGTACTGGACCTGGGTACGGCGGAGTTGCTGCGGTCCTGA
- a CDS encoding helix-turn-helix domain-containing protein — translation MPVRADELPETAAPSPPPGLVTVGRFDQRPGYSISRPHGADSWLFTWTTGGEGRLAQGATQSRAGAGDLVVLGPGVPHHYAVAPGARRWAFWWAHCQPRPAWTDWLRPYVRGDRLYAVTPVPAGVRDRLEQAFARMLADARWTGEGPPPAGETGESGAAAGDGRVAVAHGTAARELTLCSLESIVLLATATARGAAEPSGVDPRIRRAEARIAADPGAPHTVETLAAGVSLSPSRFAHLFTRQLSRSPMRALLAARLLHAARLLEATDLPVERIASAAGFASPFHFSRVFRQRYGAPPGTYRARLRSRQPP, via the coding sequence ATGCCTGTGCGTGCTGACGAGTTGCCCGAGACTGCTGCGCCGTCCCCTCCGCCGGGCCTGGTGACCGTCGGCCGCTTCGATCAGCGCCCCGGTTACAGCATCAGCCGGCCGCACGGCGCCGACAGCTGGCTCTTCACCTGGACCACGGGAGGTGAGGGGCGCCTGGCCCAGGGTGCGACGCAGAGCAGGGCGGGTGCGGGTGACCTGGTCGTCCTCGGCCCCGGCGTGCCCCACCACTACGCGGTCGCGCCGGGCGCACGGCGGTGGGCGTTCTGGTGGGCCCACTGCCAGCCGCGGCCGGCCTGGACGGACTGGCTGAGGCCGTACGTCCGCGGCGACCGGCTGTATGCCGTCACGCCGGTTCCGGCCGGTGTCAGGGACCGGCTGGAGCAGGCGTTCGCACGGATGCTCGCCGACGCGCGCTGGACCGGGGAAGGCCCCCCGCCCGCCGGGGAAACCGGGGAATCCGGGGCGGCAGCCGGGGACGGGCGGGTCGCCGTGGCCCACGGCACCGCCGCCCGCGAACTGACCCTCTGCTCCCTGGAATCGATCGTCCTCCTTGCCACCGCCACGGCACGCGGCGCAGCGGAACCGTCCGGCGTCGACCCGCGGATCCGCCGGGCCGAGGCGCGCATCGCCGCCGACCCAGGGGCGCCGCACACGGTGGAGACGCTGGCCGCGGGGGTGTCACTGTCGCCCTCCCGTTTCGCCCACCTCTTCACCCGGCAGCTCAGCCGGTCCCCGATGCGGGCGCTGCTCGCCGCCAGGCTGCTGCACGCCGCGCGGCTGCTGGAGGCGACCGACCTGCCGGTGGAACGGATCGCGTCAGCCGCCGGCTTCGCCAGCCCGTTCCACTTCAGCCGGGTCTTCCGACAGCGCTACGGAGCCCCGCCCGGTACGTACCGGGCGAGGCTCCGTAGCCGACAGCCGCCGTGA
- a CDS encoding phytanoyl-CoA dioxygenase family protein encodes MAVTDRGTAGAAAGDLVRHFEEDGFTVARGLFAPAEIDALCSEFAALHSAGPVPGHFEPRATGTAGSADPLYVFPRVMNPHRINGTARRFLLEPRLRAVLELLLGEEVLAAQSMFYFKPPGARGQALHQDNFYLRVEPGTCVAAWIACDVIDRGNGGLEVVPGTHGMDVFCPEEADEGVSFAREYVPPPPGLSAVPVDMEPGDVLFFNGSLVHGSGPNHSGDRFRRSFIGHYVGRSAERIGRYYPTLSMGGEPVPLLESEGAGPCGTEFAPTGPH; translated from the coding sequence ATGGCAGTCACGGACAGGGGAACCGCCGGCGCAGCGGCCGGGGACCTCGTGCGGCACTTCGAGGAGGACGGCTTCACCGTGGCGCGCGGGCTGTTCGCCCCGGCGGAGATCGACGCGCTGTGTTCCGAGTTCGCCGCGCTGCACTCCGCCGGGCCGGTGCCCGGGCACTTCGAGCCCCGCGCGACCGGGACCGCCGGGTCCGCCGACCCGCTGTACGTCTTCCCCCGGGTCATGAACCCGCACCGCATCAACGGAACGGCCCGGCGCTTCCTCCTCGAACCCCGGCTGCGCGCGGTGCTCGAACTCCTGCTGGGCGAGGAGGTGCTGGCCGCGCAGAGCATGTTCTACTTCAAGCCGCCGGGAGCCCGCGGGCAGGCCCTGCACCAGGACAACTTCTATCTGCGGGTGGAGCCGGGCACGTGCGTGGCCGCCTGGATCGCCTGCGATGTGATCGACCGCGGGAACGGCGGCCTGGAGGTCGTCCCGGGCACCCACGGCATGGACGTGTTCTGCCCGGAAGAGGCCGACGAGGGGGTGTCGTTCGCCCGCGAGTACGTGCCGCCGCCGCCCGGCCTGTCCGCCGTGCCGGTCGACATGGAACCGGGAGACGTCCTCTTCTTCAACGGCAGCCTGGTGCACGGTTCCGGACCCAACCACAGCGGCGACCGCTTCCGCCGCTCGTTCATCGGCCACTACGTGGGCCGCTCCGCGGAGCGCATCGGCCGCTACTACCCCACCCTGTCGATGGGCGGGGAGCCCGTGCCGCTGCTGGAGAGCGAGGGTGCCGGCCCGTGCGGCACGGAGTTCGCGCCGACGGGACCGCACTGA
- a CDS encoding SpoIIE family protein phosphatase has product MRSHSDTSGDGPGYPFDETSTARAVIDGDGILVEWNEGARRLLGHAPDDVVGRPAASLLAPDAVALPRPPAHNRWSDTLALRHEDGRTLRVWLLAHRRRPELGDRSDWLVVTPLDNGTPVAQDEFLAATSVDQSPCATAIFDERLRLRRVNTVMAETMGLTEERVRGLRIPEIGGRPQNEELEAAMLQVLLTGRRDDVETLGTSGDNRALAWLARMAPLTDADGRVRGVCLTAHDFTDQYLARERLQIVNEASIRIGSTLDVTRTAQELADVCVPALADFVSVDLVDPPDHGGEPYTGPVLAPVSLRRAAHLSVNPGDPEAVVKLGQIDVYPAGSPQADSLLAGRPIVAADPTTTLAEWLAWDPVRGDRVREHGIHSTMSVPVQARGATLGVAVFTRFRRPDPFTADDVLLAEEVTARAAVCIDNARRFSRERETAIALQRSLLPRSLPRTAAVEAASRYLPAARAGVGGDWFDVIPLSGMRVAMVVGDVVGHGVQASATMGRLRTAVRTLADIDLAPDELLTHLDDLVVRLSAEAGSEGTTGEVGATCLYAVYDPVTRRCTLARAGHPPPVMLPPGGPPEEIDVPPGPPLGLGGLPFESIELRLAEGTVLALYTDGLVESRDRDVDESRGLLYRALAQRPDSLDETCHDVLQSLLPPTGASDDVALLLARTKGLPTSQVATWDIPADPALVGPIRKQAVQQLTVWELNEAAFTTELVVSELVTNAIRYGERPIRLRLIHNTTTLIVEVSDSNHTAPHLRRAKTFDEGGRGLLLVAQLTQRWGSRHTTEGKTIWAELTLGED; this is encoded by the coding sequence GTGAGGAGCCACAGCGATACATCGGGCGACGGCCCGGGCTACCCGTTCGACGAGACCTCCACGGCAAGGGCCGTCATCGACGGTGACGGCATCCTCGTCGAGTGGAACGAAGGCGCCCGGCGTCTGCTCGGCCATGCGCCGGACGATGTCGTGGGCCGTCCCGCCGCGAGCCTGCTGGCACCGGACGCCGTGGCCCTGCCGCGGCCGCCGGCCCACAACCGCTGGAGCGACACGCTGGCGCTGCGCCACGAGGACGGCCGCACGCTCCGCGTATGGCTGCTCGCGCACCGACGGCGGCCCGAGCTCGGCGACCGCAGCGACTGGCTCGTCGTGACCCCGCTGGACAACGGCACACCCGTGGCGCAGGACGAATTCCTCGCCGCCACGTCCGTGGACCAGTCACCCTGCGCGACCGCGATCTTCGACGAGCGACTGCGGCTGCGCAGGGTCAACACGGTGATGGCCGAGACGATGGGCCTGACCGAGGAACGCGTCCGCGGCCTGCGCATCCCCGAGATCGGCGGCAGACCGCAGAACGAGGAGCTGGAAGCAGCCATGCTGCAGGTCCTGCTGACCGGGCGGCGCGACGACGTGGAGACCCTGGGCACCAGCGGCGACAACCGTGCGCTGGCCTGGCTGGCGCGGATGGCGCCGCTGACCGACGCCGACGGCCGGGTGCGCGGTGTCTGCCTGACCGCCCACGACTTCACCGACCAGTACCTCGCCCGCGAGCGCCTGCAGATCGTGAACGAGGCGAGCATCCGAATCGGCTCCACCCTCGACGTCACCCGTACGGCCCAGGAGCTGGCCGACGTCTGTGTGCCCGCGCTCGCCGACTTCGTCAGTGTCGACCTCGTCGATCCCCCCGACCACGGGGGTGAGCCGTACACCGGCCCCGTCCTCGCCCCCGTGAGTCTGCGCCGCGCCGCGCACCTGTCGGTGAACCCCGGCGATCCGGAGGCGGTGGTCAAGCTGGGTCAGATCGACGTCTATCCCGCCGGCTCGCCGCAGGCAGACTCGCTGCTGGCCGGCCGGCCCATCGTGGCCGCGGATCCCACGACCACACTGGCGGAGTGGCTCGCCTGGGACCCGGTGCGCGGGGACCGGGTCAGGGAGCACGGCATCCACTCGACGATGTCCGTGCCCGTCCAGGCCCGTGGCGCGACCCTGGGCGTCGCCGTCTTCACCCGGTTCAGGCGGCCCGACCCCTTCACCGCCGACGACGTGCTGCTCGCCGAGGAGGTCACGGCCAGGGCAGCCGTCTGCATCGACAACGCCCGCCGCTTCTCCCGGGAGCGCGAGACCGCGATCGCCCTGCAGCGCAGCCTGCTGCCGCGGTCCCTGCCGCGCACGGCCGCCGTCGAGGCCGCCTCGCGCTATCTGCCCGCGGCGCGGGCCGGGGTCGGCGGTGACTGGTTCGACGTGATCCCGCTGTCGGGAATGCGGGTCGCCATGGTCGTCGGGGACGTCGTCGGCCACGGCGTGCAGGCGTCGGCCACCATGGGCCGGCTGCGGACCGCCGTGCGCACGCTCGCCGACATCGACCTGGCACCGGACGAACTGCTGACCCACCTCGACGACCTGGTCGTCCGGCTCTCCGCCGAGGCGGGCAGCGAGGGCACCACGGGCGAGGTCGGCGCCACCTGTCTGTACGCGGTCTACGACCCGGTCACCCGTCGCTGCACACTCGCCCGGGCCGGGCATCCGCCACCGGTGATGCTCCCGCCCGGCGGCCCGCCCGAGGAGATCGACGTACCGCCGGGGCCGCCGCTGGGCCTGGGCGGGCTGCCCTTCGAGTCGATCGAGCTGAGGCTCGCGGAGGGAACCGTCCTCGCCCTCTACACCGACGGCCTGGTCGAGAGCCGCGACCGCGACGTCGACGAGAGCCGCGGCCTCCTGTACCGGGCACTGGCCCAGCGCCCGGACTCCCTCGACGAGACGTGCCACGACGTCCTCCAGTCGCTGCTGCCGCCCACCGGCGCCTCGGACGACGTGGCCCTGCTGCTCGCCCGCACGAAGGGTCTGCCGACCTCCCAGGTGGCGACCTGGGACATCCCGGCCGATCCCGCTCTCGTCGGCCCGATCCGCAAGCAGGCCGTGCAGCAGCTGACCGTCTGGGAACTGAACGAGGCGGCGTTCACGACCGAGCTCGTGGTCAGCGAACTCGTCACCAACGCCATCCGGTACGGGGAACGCCCGATCCGGCTGCGCCTCATCCACAACACCACCACGCTGATCGTGGAGGTGTCGGACTCCAACCACACCGCGCCGCACCTGCGCCGTGCCAAGACGTTCGACGAGGGCGGCCGCGGTCTGCTCCTGGTCGCCCAGCTCACCCAGCGCTGGGGCAGCCGCCACACCACCGAGGGCAAGACGATCTGGGCGGAACTGACGCTCGGTGAGGACTGA